The stretch of DNA GAGACTTACTTGGAACTTGCTGATCAATACGACGTGATTGGTATTGACGATGGACATTGTGTAAGTAGGAATGATTGTTGGGTGAAACCACTTGCTTGCTGCTTAACCCTAGGTCAGACCCTGAATGagtaattattgaaaatatatgttgGCAATATGTCAGGAAGAAAATCTTGTTTTGTGTTGTGCTGCTTTTATGAAGGAAGAAAAGAGCAATATGGATTTTGTGTGTCTTGTTATACAGGAATCACGTACTGTCATCAcaatacataggcatacacacaggcTATATAATGTGCATTTCTAAGTTTATCTCTGGacattttctatagaattcagagccagCATCGCAAATTACTATGTTTCATATATGAATACGTCCATGTAAATAATGTGATTGAAGACAGAAAGCTAGgtgatgggtgtatatgcatattttaggCGTAATTGCCCTTTCCTCAGTGGCACATTCAACGAATTAGGTATATGacccaacaataataactctttgctagtGGGCCATGGTGCTCCATATATGACGAAAAgatttcaccaggtggtgctattaagttagatatggcctAGGCCAATATTggctgaaacctatcaaagtatgtgtgtctgtgtgtgtatatatatatatatatattgtcatcgccgtttaacgtctgctttctatgctggcatgggttggacggtttgactgggggctggcaagccagacggctgcaccaggctccaatctgatctggcaaaatttctacagctggatgccgttcctaacaccaaccactctgagagtctagtgagtgcttttttatgtgccaccagcacaggagccagtcaggcaggcctggcatcgacCACTCTTGAATGCTGCTTTTAACGagccactggcatgggaaccagtcagctggcactgacaatgatcatgctcaaatggtgcttttaacgagccactggcatgggtgccaatcaggcggcactGCCATCAGCCACGACATCGGCCTCGCCTCAATAGGTCCTCACAAGCGCAGTTCACTGTCTAATGATTGAAGGGCACTCttgaatgggctggttatgctgcaccgGCATAAGCCACAGTTACGGTCCAGCCTGGCCCACCAGATCCTCTCAAGCACAGTACACCTTCAAAGGCCTCGGTCACTCGTCATTCCCTCAGTTAGGCCCAACGCCTGAAGATCACACTCCACCATCGCATCCCCCGTCCTGCAGGGTCCACCTCTTCCACAGgctccctcaaccgctagggtgtgacactccTTCACACAGCCGTCCCCATCCATTAGCAACAAATGACCACACTAGCGTAGTTGTCTCtcctgcacaccacatttgatactTCCCAAGTACAAGCCCTCTCTCAGGGTGCCCACACTCCGTCTTGCATGCACACTGACGtcacacatccagtggagcatatcGGCTTCACTCCTTGCAAGCccacgcatgtcctcagcaatcaCAGCCGATGTTTCACTGCCACGTAGCagggctgttcacacacatgcgtcatacagtctaccttttactctgagtgagaggtctctgaactttgcccaggctattcttattcttgcagctacACTTTCGGAGCATCCACTCCTGCCACCGACTTGTCACCCAGGCAACGGATGCTATCAactacttgcatatatatgtataagacccatcaagccaagcaaaatctgTCACGGCAGATACTGGTGCCACGCAAATGGCATGTAAAGGCACCCATTActctggcattaagaagggcatccagccatagaaaaccacaccagatcagactggatcctggtgcagcatgccagcatggaccttaaatgatgatgataatgtgtttgtctgtatatcatcatcatcgtttaacgtccgctttccatgtagcatgggtgggacaatttgactgatggctgcaccagactccattcttatctggcagagtttctacagctggatggtcttctaacgccaaccattccgagagtgtagtgagtgcttttatgtgccagtcaggcggtactggcgacgaccttgctcgaatctctttacacatgccaccggcacaggtgtcagtaaggcaatgttggtaacgatcacgctcgaatggtgcccttttatgtgccactggcatggaagccagttggctgctctggcaatgatcatgcttggatggtgtgtatatatatatatatatatatatatatacacacatatatatacactgacatgtCCATACACATCACGCATGCACTCCTTTGGCAACTTTTAGCTCCCTTGGAAACAAAtgaatgttggtgacaggaagggcatccggctgctAAAAATCTCCACAGACTTTGTCTGAATTATGCAGACATAGAGAgctggacattaaaatgataatgatgtgattGAAGGAGGTTTTAGCTTGTGATGGCATGGGTGGATTGTCGCATGGGGAATAAAATGTATTGTAGCTTTTAATAACatctttttgttttgagttcaaatcctgaccaTAATTTCCAGATTGTCTGTCAATATTGGGTGTTTCTATTCTCatctctccccacccctctctctctctatcctttcctccaacttcctcctctctctcttctcttcttcctactctctctctctctctctctctcattgctcttTTTTTAATTCCAGTATGACGCCGTTGCATCTTTTTCCAATGACTTGGCTGACAAAGGTAAAACTGTAATCGTTGCCGGACGTGACTCTACCCACCTGAAGAAGGTAACAGCTGCACTTAGATCTCTTCTTATTACTAAAATGGGGGAGCTAACAGTAgtttggtggggtttttttttttactttcaataaCCTGAAGTCAGGGGGCACAGCTGCCATGACTGTTTTCAGGGTCTCTGAGACAGGTTGGAGGGGTAAGTTGTTGTTAAACCACCAGAGATCAGGTTTGGATGTTTAttactgctggtgccatgtataaagcatccagtccaccctgtaaagtggttggtatcaggaagggcatccagccatagaaatcttgCCACAATAgatgactggggcctggtgcagctcctgttgaaccgtccaacccatgccagcattgaaaacatgttaaatgatgatggtttcttCAAGCTAGCAGAACTAACAATGGaatgggtttttttgttttttttttgtaaatttcttcatttgtatgTTATTGAAACAGTTGTCTCCCCTTGTGGATGTCTTCTGTACATTTTAGGTATGGGTCCTTCGCACAGCCACACAGACTGTGTCTTATGTCTTGTACAGGATTACAAAACTATAATTCCTTTTGTAAATATTGAACTCACTCACACCTGCCAGGTTAGCCATTGTGTCTCTAGTAAGGTTTGAACACATGTCCATGTAGTGAGCCAGTTAGTGCTGTTATCTTGGGCCAGCATATTTCATTGAGATCCAGTTTAATTGGAAATCAAATAGAATTGGGGTTTGCAAAACTAAACCCTTTGTTTTATATCAAGGAGGTCTGCAAAGAGAACATGTGAATAAGAAAGGGATTATGCAGTGTGGTACATTTACTTGTGAGTACTTCCACCCTCGCTCAGAGAGTGGAACtactcacaataataataataataataatcatcgtttaacgtccggtttccatgctagcatgggttggacagttcggccagggtctgggaagccaggaggctgcaccaggctcccgtCTGATCTgactgtttctacagctagatgcccttcctgacgccaaccactccgtgagtgtagcgggtgctttttacgtgccaccggcacaggtgccagaggaggctggcagcggccacgatcagttggtgctttttacgtgccaccagcacatgataataataataaacatctttTATCACTAATGTAAGATTATCAACCAACTTAAGCTGAACTGCTGATGCTTATCTCTTTTGTTAATCTGTTCTTGTCTTCACTTCAACAGGGTTACCCGGGTATCTTATCCTTAATCTCACATGCTGAAAGGGTAGACAAACTGTCTGCTGTCTGCGTTTATTGCTCACAGAATGCCTCTTTCACTCATTTTCGGGACTCAGAATCTCAggtaaaatgtttctttttcttccactcatttcagtcatctgactgtggccatgctggggcacaacctagaggaattttagttgaaggaatcaacttcagtacttgtactttttaaagtctggtactcattctatcagtcttttttgctgaactgctaagttacaggaatgtaaacacaccaacactggttgtcaagcactggtgggagacaaacaaggacacacggacacacacgatgggcttctttcagtttacagttcccaaatctactcacaagccttttgtatggcctgaggctatagtagaagacacttgcccaaaataccatgcagtgggcctgaactcAAAACTCTGTGGGtggaaagctagcttcttaccacacagtcacaaattttttattttcataaagttaaagaattttcctaaattatttttgttcaggtttcctgatattttttttacctctagTATGTGACCCACTGAAGAATTAGTTTGGCATCAAAGAATGCTTTTGTTATCAGTGCCTTTACCATATTTGTTTGTAGTAAATGATTTTTACATCCTTATTAAAAACTTCCGTTTTCATTGCCCCCTTATTCTGGTGTAGGTTGTAGGCACAGAGTTCTCAAACTTGCCCTTCCAGAAGTTCCTTAGCAAATGTTCCAGATAGATTCTCAACCAAAACCTAATCTGACCATCTCACTAATGGCTGACCTCTAAGTCTCCTCCAGTTCGCTTTTCTGCGATTCTGTCCtcagtttctttgttttgttctttaacCATTTACCCAAAGAGTGATTGGTGTAACTTGAACTGAAGGTTTGTAGCTCAGAGACGAGGAAGGCATTCCCGGCCAAGCTGCTGCCTTTTTTACGCAAACAGGTCGCATTTTCTGTTCTACGACACGTGCAGGTTGAAtacttctttctgtctgttttccctgctggcatgggttggatggtttgacaggagctacaCTAGGTTCCATCGTCTGTTTGGCATTTTTCCTACAACTGGATGCTTTTCCTCACCCCCAAACACTTCCGTGTGGAtgggatgctttttacatggcaacagcatcagtatgtttgtgttttgtttttgtgacaCCAACCCCAgcactttttacgtggcaccatgatgaatgttttaaaagaaagacACTTTGTGTCATGGATTCAAGGGGGTCTTTGGTTAACCTGAGAGAATTAAGACCAAATTTGGTAAGATGTAACAGGATTCACCAGCTTGATGTCCCTTAACTAAATGAGGCTAATTTGGAGGTGCCCCAATTAACTAATTAGTTATCGTAATTACTTTATTAATTACTGGTTCCAGGTTCAAGAAGACCATTCCGGCTTCTCCAAGCACTATGAACCAGTGTGTCGAAGATGTTTCAAGTTACCTCATCAGTCTCTCACTTCAAGATCTGCCAAATCTCCACATGAATCTTTTACTCCAAGACGTCCattgaaagaaaacttcaaagAGAATGTCACACCACTTCTGGAACATTCAACTGCAGAGATACCAGTTGTTACTAAACCATCACCTCTGGTACCTAAGGTTACTAAACCATTGGATCCAGCTCCTGTTCCTGCTCAAGACGAGACATTTAGCCCACCACCATTGGCTAACTTCAAAACTACTGTAAATAGAAACAAATTATTCAGTAGTCCATAAATGACTGAATATTTTCGTTAAGGTATCCCTTAAATATTTTCGCTAGGGTATCCCCTGAATATTTTCAATGGGGTATACCCTGAATATTTtcctgatgatgatggtatcCCCTGAATATTTTTGTTAAGGTATGCCCTGAATATTTTTCTTGCTATTATACTCCTAATTTTAAACCATTGCACCGTtcaacattttcacacacacacacacacacacacaaaattgattatatttatggaagaaaagaaaattccttgtatcttgggagggtcattatgggAATAAGAACCATACATTggttctctttcatttctgttattaGTCAACCAATTAACTAAATGATTGGTAACTAATATCCATGTTTCACAACGACCGGGAGCTACCATATCTCTCTTGTATTACTCTATCCAGCTTCCAAATTTGTCcccaaaattaatgattttttttcattttcctttattgTTAAAAGGGTATTTTATGTTGCAAGGGTTTCCAAAAAAATCCAAGATAATCTAATATAGTACCCTATATTGCTATAtatcggtctgtctatctatctatatatacacacccagttaaatatatatatcggtctgtttatctatctatctatacacacacgcgcacccagTTAAATATGATTTAGATAGAAACGTAAAATGCTAGGCAAAGCTTGTCCATAGTTATTGGCCACCTAATGTCATTGTACAGTGTAAATAAAAAatgttcattccattttctatcatttatctatctacactatatgcacatatatacacacgtttttaTGTGAAGCCATATGTATCAACGATTAACCATTAAACTGaaggggtctggaaagccagaagcctggtgcagccttctggcttccagttgaaccgtccaacccatgctagcatggaaagcggacgttaaatgatgatgatgatgatgatactcaatATTTTTGAGTAGAACACATACTTATTAAGTCTTATAAGTTAAAGGATGGCAGTCATCATGACTTCAAGGTTTtgccatgatccactgctgcattgtgtccaggtctgcttgcaatagagatctatcgtgtacaggatctgacctctttatttcgaggtacagcttgatgtcatctgcatatttcagcactgtggcattctttaagttggcatctatgtcattaacatatgcaacagaTAAaaggggccaagaacagatccctgtggttcaccagatgtcatctcatagggtgaagaatgctgtcctagaactgtgacaacctctttttggcagaaaataaaggacttcatcCAGTTATAGAGATCGTCTCTTACGCCCAACGCAgagagcttcaccataagtcttttgtgtggcacagaattaaaagccttagcaaagtccaggtaaacaacatccacctagaaaccgcgatcagtgatttgggtaatgtcctcaagaaacttgatgagttgattacagcagctggagttaggaataaatccaaattgtgacggctggatgaggctgtgagacttccagaagttccagagggtttctctgatacaggattccatcagtttcgcgatgcagctagtaagactgacggggcgatagttgacaggcgatgtgcggtcaccttttttgaacagagggataacactggcagttttccactgctctggagtaacaccattgtcaagacagaattggaagaatagagaaagttagcctagaagaaagtacccaccgcatttgagaagtaggtatgtaacaccatcgaaaccaggagaggcataattgcgtttattcttAAGGTAGCGTTGTAgaattgctggtgtaaattgcatagtagatatagagtccggtgtcagtggtgatgaagatggaacattttggtcttcgacagtaaagatgcctgcatagcatccagcaatgatttctgcacattctttgggattgccagtaatctgtcctgtgtgggaattgcgaaggggaccaactggagagtgaggtctctgctttgagtgcacatacttccagaacactttgctgtcagggttggtTGCAATGCGTTGTTCGAATTCAAGcgctgccttttttgtcacctgcttgaggtaGTTGGCTGAtctattgcgctttttcctgttgctctctgatttgtgcaatttgtattcctgttcagcattacggcgtcctttcctggcaagtcggactgctgcagtctcccaaattgcactattgggtgggttttttgtgcttgcatggtactgatgctgcacatgccgcccttattgaattcagaatgttctgaagtatagtgttcacatctccagaggcataaaattcgagccagtttgggcgttgcaggtcagtacaataagagctccagtttgctttattccagtcaaagcgggCAGTTTGAAGATGGTTGTGGTTTTTGTTACAACTAATCAGAGACAAGTCagccatgatcatggaatgatcagagtcacctaaaggTTCTTCAGTAGTGACACTGATaattgtttcaggagaagcggtaagtagcagatccaaagtgttgttaccccttgtgggggaggtaacgacttgggaccaatttgaattcagcaccagttcaaggaaatcatctgcactttgcggccaacggaaggcctcccagtcaatctcagggaaattgaagtcccccgcaacataaacataagtggctgttttcatggcagcaGCTCTGAGGATATAAAAAAGCTGTGCGTCTTGACGATAATTTGGGGGGCGGTAAACGACTCCAagcagaagtgttgacatggccatgtgtatattgcagaaaaatacttccTGCTGAGATTGGTTTAAATCATCACAAGGGATTGCTGATAGATTTGATCGAACAAAAACCATCACACTCCCTCCACGGCGATTAATGCAGTCTTTGCGGATCAGGTTGTAGCCGGTTATGCTGAAAACTCCATCACAGAGTGCAGAATGTGCCCATGTTTCTgtgactgtgatgaaatctgggttgaTACTTTTGACGTAAGAGTCAAAAAGATGCACCTTGTTGCATAAACTATGGGCATTCAGGGACAACAGTTTGTATCTGGATTTCGGATGGCGATGATGTACAGGggatggctgattgttcttgTTTAGTTTCCCAAGATTTTTGTATTGCCAGTTGTTGTGGGTGCAGTTTGCTCAGACCAACTGATATCCCTTATCTACGACTCACCAGACTTGATGAATTTCCATATTTGCCCATCATTGCGTAGGCTAAAGCTTTCCTGTGGCACAGAGTTGTGATTTAGGGAAGCTACAGGATCTATTAAAAATGGGATATTTATGGCCTAATGGGAAATTCCTGTCAATAATCCTAAAAAGTAATTTAGGGAGATTACTGAGGGGGAGGGTGAACCAGATGATTTCCCATTTCCTTGCTGAGTTTGTTCCTAATCTGCTcagtataataattattataattaaatgtattctagtgtcttctattatggtgGTGGACCTGATGCGTGGGAGGGTCGTCCACAGAACGAGTATCAATGTTTAATTTTGCAAGATTTGAAAAATGTTTacctaatatatttttaaatagtgtATCGTTGACACGGTGTATCTTCCTATTGAATCCTCTCTTCCTCAATTCTGTATTACAAAAGGAGgtaaagttataaaaatatttccacttgCAGATAAGTTAGAAATTCTTAATGACACCCTTTTGACCACCCCATTAATAACACTTTGGGAATGATTGAACGAGGCATGGATATAATTAATGGTTTTAATAGGCTTTGTGGTAAGGATAAAATAAGCCATTGTCTAAATTTAATGTTACAGCCAAAAATGAACAGCTTTAGTGATGTTTTCAAATAGGATGTCTAAGTTATATAGCTTTAAAAatgttattagtcttttccttaTCCTATTGATCGCTTGTAGCAAACAACACATCATCTCCATACAAACCTTTGCTGATATTAGGGAATTCTTCCTtaattttcaaaagtaataatagaccaacaacatcagtgacctgggtggagtttgaagatcCCATTGTAACATCAAAGTTGTCTTATACATATCCAACATTCACTGTTGATT from Octopus sinensis linkage group LG2, ASM634580v1, whole genome shotgun sequence encodes:
- the LOC115232498 gene encoding thymidine kinase 1, which translates into the protein MLSLEGNQSKRGEIQVIIGPKLSGKTTELNLRIQRYKIAQYRCFLIEQDSERLIDQTKRKPLETYLELADQYDVIGIDDGHCYDAVASFSNDLADKGKTVIVAGRDSTHLKKGYPGILSLISHAERVDKLSAVCVYCSQNASFTHFRDSESQVQEDHSGFSKHYEPVCRRCFKLPHQSLTSRSAKSPHESFTPRRPLKENFKENVTPLLEHSTAEIPVVTKPSPLVPKVTKPLDPAPVPAQDETFSPPPLANFKTTVNRNKLFSSP